The DNA region CTGATcccttcccaccctctgaactCAGTCCAggccggagcaccctcctgcccccaagccCCAACATCCCCAcccaaccccagagccctcaccccttcaccCCCCCGGTacccccaatcccctaccccagctctgatcccccacccaaccccttagtcccagcccagagcatcctcttATACCCTAAAGCCCTTATCCCAAGACCCATCCCAGAAcctgtacccccagccagagccctcacactcccccgcaccctaaccctctgccccagcccagagccccctcccgcactccgagCCCCTCATCCTagagccccatcctgcatcccaaatccctcatccctggccccacatcaGAGCCCCTAGCCCGGAGCCCCTGTCCAGCACCCATAACttctaatttctggccccacgccagaacccacacccccatcccagagcccgtatctcctcccaaccccctgtcttagcctggagcccctttccatactccaaacccctcggcaccacctcctcagcctggagccccctcctgcaccccaaacccctcatcctttgtgaaacattttgataattaGAATATTAAAGGTGTTCCATAAGACCTAACTTTTAGTTTATTAACCAaggagaaggggtgagggctttgaTTTCCACATGGTGACTTCAGAAGTTCCACGATAAGAAAGGATTAACTGGATCATCATTGAATTTATCAATTAAAGTAAAGCACTGGGTATATAAGAACAATGTGTATAAAGGACTGTAGGGATAACTTTGATCATCAACATTAACCTATGATTTTCATCTCTTATACAGGTGTGAAGTTTTTCTCTTACTCTACGAGCATGTTTAGCTTTTGCATGATGCCCTACATCATCTTGAAAACTGGCATTGGAGTGGAAAGTGTGTTTTTACAAACTGCGTTTTACGGCATTGTAGGATTCTTTACATTTATAACACCAGTTAACCCTGCATCTGCTTACAAAGGGCTATGTGGTTCGACTGTATCATAAGGCTGAGACGGACACGTACACGGCATTACATATAATGCTATGCTGGCAGAAAAAGAACTGTGTTCCATCAGAGGGATGTCAAGGTTCCAGACATCAGCAAGATGTTTACAACATTTTATGCCAAAACTAAATCAATGCTTGTTAATCCAATGCTTTTCACATATCCACAGGATTATAACCATCTCATGGGCTATGACAAACCTTTTATTTTGACCTggaggaacaaaaagaatccagtGAAAGCAAATAGAATTAGACGATAGAGTGAAGGTGACTGTCTTTTTTTGTATTTGTCCAGTGCATCATTTCTAAAACCACACAGAATTCTGTAACACATTCGTAAGTGTCAGATAATTGAGTTTCTTTATCATATTTCGGAATGTATCGAAAACTGAAGCTTTTTAATTTCAGACAATCTGAAGTGTCATCttagaattaaaattaaaatagatgCTTATTTGGTCTCAGTTTGATTTCTGTCATTACAgtcatgaagagaaggaaaatggaTTTGATCTTAGTTTTATGCTGCAAGCTCTCCAATATAGTATCTTAAAGGAACCATTCCttaaaaaaagcaacatttgACTAATCAAGTACACGAACAAGAATTTTGAAGCCCAAAAGGGGTCAGTGTCTAAAAAGTGAAAGGGACAGATTTTTTGGCTTGTCTTGTTCAGGTggtataaagcaggggtaggcaaactatggcccgcaggccacatccaaaCTGCCAGCTGATGTAATCTGAccctcaagctcccactgggAGCAGGGTCGGAGGCCACTGTGCGtgctgtggctcctggaagcagtggcatgtccctcctctggctcttatgcataggggcagccacggggctccatgcgctgcccctgtCTCAAGTGCCGCcaccgaagctcccattggtcaggaactgcggccaatgggagctgcagggcagcgcctgtggatggggcagcacacagaactgcctggccatgcctccacataggatccagaggagggacatgtcactgcaactctcacaccctgaactcatttctggccccaccccaaagcctacatcctcagccagagccctcaccccctcctgcaccccaattttgtgagcattcatggcctgccatacaatttccatacccagatgtggtccttgggccaaaaaagtttgcctacccatGGTATAAAGGGAGTAGAGACTGTCCATAACTCCCCAGGTAGGAATATTCCCAGCATGAAGGAGTCCCCAGGAAGCAGATAGCTACTGTTGCTGGCACTACAGCTACttccctgctgccctccctgGAAGGAACAGAAGGAGTATCTTGAGCATAATGCACTCTGGCCATCCCTAGCTGCTGGATGGTCCCTTGGAGATTGTGCAAGTTAGCTGTAGCAACTTCCAACTTACTCTAACCTGTAACAAGGCTGGGGTGGAGAAACTGAGCCCATAGCAATGCCTCAATAGCCCCTCTGCTGCGCTcataaaaacagctcagcagagaATCTGGTCCACTGAGATAATGCAGTATGTATATTTGACAACAGAACATAGTTAAATGCAGTCCCATGCTAATGAAAGCTCTGAAGCAAAAGAAATCTCCTGTGGAGTACTGCATGGTCTTTTGGGCCCTATTTTCTTTGGAATTTATAGCACTGCAAAGAAAACAGCTTGTTTACGAAGGGGGTTAGGCCTCTGAATCTCTCTGTCAAAATGGATTGCTTAGATCAGTTTTACTTGGTACAGTTTTACTTGGATTTCAGTGTTTCTTTTTTAGAAAAAAGGAATGTTTGGTGATGTAAGGTGATAGGCTTTCGTTGGTGGATAAATATTCAATGCCACCTAAAAAATTAAGATGTAATGAAAGGCTTAAAATACTTTGaggtttaaaaaattgtttgaattGACAAAGTAAAAGAAATTCAGATGAATCCTTTTATGCCAGCAATACACTTTATAttagggcagcagttctcaaaatgTGGGTCAGGTTCCTGCTTTGAATGGGGTTGCCCgggctggcttagatttgctTGGGCccgggctgaagcccgagccccactgcccagggctgaagccaaagcccgagggcttcagctctgggctgcagggctcagatTGCAGACCCCCCTGCCTGGGTCTGAAACCCTTGAGCTTTCAGCTTTGGCCCCTCTGCCCAGGGTGGTGGTGCTCAGGctttgcccccgccccccccccgcccaggacagtggggcttgggcagactcaggcttcagtcccctctcctggggtcatgaagtaatttttgttgtcagaagggggtcacggtgaaATGAAGTTTGGGAACCGCTGTATTAGGAGAATCTCTTGGTGCTAACATACTAAATAAGTTACCGttatgaattaaaaataattaagatttttttttctttttagattaCTCCTAAGTTCCAAATTGGCAAAAAGGCTTTTTCATTACAGtctgttttcttattttaatGTCTCACTAAAGAGAGACAAAGTATCTATACTTTTTTATTGATCTAACCACAGACACATTTGTTGAGTCATTTAAAAGCAAACCAAGCTATAGAAGGGTTTTGTATAACCATTCTGAAACAAGAAAGGTTCCACATCTTAAAGACCTGTTCCAACTGTCAGTGAAGAGACTCCTCAGGTAAGCAATAAAATGCAAGAGACGGTGCATCCGTAAATGATGGTGAAAAAGATGAGACCAAAGATAAATGATTTAGACCACCTGAAATGTATAATAATTGCTTTGAAATCCACTGTTTCAAGTGTTAGTGTTGAGTGAAATAGAATTTTATACATAACTAAAAGAAATCTATATGCTCCTGCATTTGTTTGGTCTTACAAAGGAGCTCCTAGTTCCATGCGATTTAGTATCTGCTGTCATGGAAATTGACTTGAAAAAGATATACAGGTTGAAGTTGGCTtgagctcatagactcattggtcagaagggaccaatctgatcatctagtctgacctcctgcacaaggcaggccacagaaccccacccatccaattttataacaacccctatcccaggaccgagttattgaaatcctcaaaattggtttgaagacctcaagctgcagagaaaccaccagcaagcgacccgtgccccacgctgcaggggaaggcgaaaaacctccagggcccctgccaatccgccctggaggaaaattccttcctgaccccaaatatggcgatcagctaaaccccgagcatgtgggcaagagtcaccagccagcacccaagaaggaattctctgcagtaactcagttcctctctgcagtaactcagctcTTTTAAAGGAGGGAGAAATGGGAATTTACAAAGCAAGGAAAAGAACATAGGAATTAGATTAAAGGAAGGGACTTGTATTTAAACACTTTAAGTCATAGCAAAATTGTCAATTTTCCCTTCTCACTTCTGCAACAAAATTTTCACTGCCATTTTAAGATGTTTGACAATTCAGAATTTTACTGATTAAACCTAAAATAGCCACACTGAGCTATCAAATCCCATGACCAgctccaatttttaaaatgaggggGAGAAGTGAAACTCTGTTTTATCTATCTGGTTGCATCATAGCTGTGACAACATGAACATAGGCTAGTTGTCATGGTCTTTAcatagtatatatatataaactcatGTACACTAACAAAAATCCCAATACCAGCAAGTGAAAAATGATGTTTCATGAATATGGTGTAATCAGAGGTTGATATATCATAGTTATGTCACTAATGATTGATGGCTGTGGTAATCTTGCAGCTTTTTTGTTGAATTTAGACATTAAAACACAATTTTATTAATATCACATACAAAATGTCTTTGCCTTTCAACGTTATATAAGATCAAATTTACTAGAGAAACAGTTAAAATATCTTAGATGGTTTTTATACTGAGAGTGTGCCGAATAGTTATAAACAAGTTATGGAGCAAATTGTGAATTCAGAAATAGGCAATTATAGTTGACTTTAATTTATTGGCAGGTTGTAATCCTTTTCACAGTTACAGGGCTAACTACACCTTGATCCCTCTCTCTGGTTTCAGAGTTTACCCCTTCAGGTGCTCGGACCTGCACCTGCATTTCTATCTGGATGGAATCCTCAGATTCTCCTACTCTTAGGCTGGATTCTCAGGTTACCACACCTGGTGTACCAACTGTGATTATTCAGCAGAACTGACTGGTTTCAGCACCTGCATGTCTTTCCCTTTGGAACTGTGACCAGTGGGGAATAGTGACCCAAAACagcctttttaaaacaaagtattgtttaatcttaacagtagAAACAAACCCCCCATAAAAGGTATTTTAACACAATAAAAGTTCTACATGCATATCTATCTAACCTATAATCATAGGTAGGACTGTCTTAACCTAGACTCCCCAACCTCTGGAATCTAATTTCATGTTAGCTCAAAACTGTCTGCTCACTCCCCTTCACGGAGTATGTATCTTCATAAACCCAGCCAAAATCCTTTGTTCTCTCTTGTGTTTCCTGAGCCTGGTCAAACTGGTTCTGTCAGCTCCACAGATTATTAGAAGCATGTTTCCATTtgaaaggctctgtgttgtcttTTGTCCCTTGAAATGTTTTCCAGGAATTCCTGGGTGTATTTCCTGACAAAACTTGCTTGTGAACTAGCTTGATATATACAAACAGTAAGTAGTCAATAACCCAATATAGCTATCACAATAACCAAGTTACAGAGGATTAATAAATTATTGCAGATCAGCGCATGTTCTTTAAAATCTTAAGTACTGTACTGTAAATTGTCATCTCATTTAAGAACTTTTTATAGGTATGAGATAAAATACAGCCCTAACAACATCCATAAATTATGAATTATATTTTCCCCACTAGCTGCCAACATGATTTCTGTTATATTTGTTACATACATAGAGCCTGTGTATGGCATGCAAAGACCAAAAAGTCTGTAAGTTatacctagagcaggggtcggcaacctttccgaGTGCTGTGCCaaggcttcatttattcactctgatttaggtttcgtgtgccagtaattcattttaatgtttttagaaggtgtctttctataagtctgtagtatatagctaaactattgtatgtaaagtaaataaggttttttaaatgtttaagaagcttcatttaaaattaaattgaatgcagaggcccccagactggtggccaggacctgggcagtgtgagtgccactgaaattcagcttgCGTGCCGgtcttcggcacatgtgccataggttgtctaccccttaCCTAGAGAATGTTCTTGGGGAATTTTGCAGCAAATAGTAGTTTGCAAGCACAATCCATTGAAATGTGTGCCTGAATTGGCCTCAAATTGTGGCTAAATATCCATAAAGGTTAAACTCTGTATTTTCCCCTCATCATAATCAGTCTCTCATAATctgtaaagaaaatatttttattctttttaagcatatttatatttttattaacaaaattTTATTCACACAGTTTGGAGAATGTATAGGAAATTGAGCTAAATAAGGTAAGATGAggcatttcattattattttcaaCTTGTTTCCTTTACTCTACTTTTTTCAGCTGCAGTCTTTGCTGTTTGTCCACTTGCCAAAGAAGGCAAAGAAATAAAATCCCAAtgctttaaattaatttaaacaagAGCAATGAAGCCATTAACTGCTCTTGGCTTTAGAGTACTGCTGTTTGCAAAGCCCCTACCAGCACTGATTCTCTGATTTTAGTACTTTTACTAATTGCAAGTCCAGTTGCAAATATCTAGAATAGTAAAATATTTGGCAGAATTCCATTGTTAATTTTTTATTTGCTGGCAGGGACTTCCTCATCTTGGAATGTGTACTGTGTATTCCCCTCTTATTGGGGCTGTTATCTTTCTCTCTTCTTGGTCCCCTCCACCTCAGATAGTCTTTACAGTGGGCTTCCCTGTCTCCTTGGTACCTGGAGGCAGACCAGATCTTTTCTCTCAGCCTGGATTTAGGACCACCCATCAGGAAGAACTGCCCAGAATTCTCCTCCAACCAGCACACATGGCAGACTCCAGGATTCCTCTTGGAGCAGAGCTTTCAGATGATTTTTAAGAGACTTTTAACGAAATATTTGTTTCTTCATTGGTTTTGAGGTTTTTCTTCTCAAAACTGCTAAActcaacaatattttttttcttctggcttTTGGAGGAGGATTTGAAAGGCAGCACCTCTCCTCACTTCCAACTTCCAGAATGGCAGGAATGGCAAAGAGCATTGGTCATCCCCTCTCACACTCACAGGCAGGCTTCAGGGATAAAGGCAAACTTGCCAGCCAGTGTCCGAGTAAGGTCCATCTGGGACAGTTGAGCAGACGGCAGGGAAGCCTGGCTTTCAAGATGGCATGTGGGTGAGGGCCATGCTGAGATCATTGAGAAGGCCTTATAGAAGCTTCCTTCACTGGTACCAGGCAAGCAGTGGCGTGGAACCAGTGATAAGTTTTTCAGTGCCTCCCTGCCTGTCTCCCAACCCTGGGACCCCTATTCCCACAGCTTGCAGAGCCCATAGGAAAATTTCAGTGGCGCGTCAAGGAAGATAAATTACTCTCCTGACCCCATAGCGACCTGGAGGAAGAAATTCCTGCTCTCTGCCAGTATGTAGGAAAAGTCTGTGCTGAGACAGCTGCAAAGCATCCACTATCCCCCTTTCCACAAGTTGCCAAGCCTCAACTGCCATGAAAGGTGCCAGCTCCTGTCATCTTACTGAGACAAGTGGGCCATTTGTCTCCAGTGGCTCTGGCTCACTCCTTATTCTGTGAGGTCAGCCCCTACTCAGCTGGACCTAGCAGCAGGGAGCATGGGGTAAAGCAATTCAGATCCCCTTCACTGGGAGATGGACCTATCCCCTATCCACTTCTAGTGTCCAGGAGGTCCCCCACACTTTGTGAAAAGAGCAATGATTTTGTGGGAAGAGACGGCTTCTTATGAGGAGGTCCATAAGACTATTTAATACAGCCTTCCACCCATACTTTCCCAGATTCTGTAGAGTTGACAGCCTCAGCCATGCTGATGCAGTGTTTGGTAAAAGGTTGTTACTCAGAGTGCCCAAGTAATGCTTAAGTTCCTTTTCAATTCTACATGGGGAAGTTGAAACCTACCTTCTTCCCTAGGGATGGCTTTCTGCTTTCTACAGGTAAAGATTATCTGACATGGAAGGGACTGAGAAGGGAAAGTTCTGTCTGTCTTGtggcttttaaaaacataaaaatgcctgacccagtacagccaatggtccatctagctcagtatcctgtcttccaccagtggtcaatgccagatgcttcagagggaatgaataaaacagggcaattattgaatgatccataccctgttgtacagtcccagcttttggcagagaTTTAGGGATACCCAAAGCATGAGGTTGAGtccctgaacatcttggctaataacatggtgggacctatcctccatgaacttaccaaattcttttttgaacccagttacacttttggcctgcGCAACgtgccctggcaacaagttccacaggttgacagtgcattgtgcgaagaagtacttccttgtgtttgttttaaacctgctgcctattaatttctttgggtgaccccctaattcttttgttatgtgaaagggtataTAACACTTTCTGAATCACTttttctacaccattcatgattttatagaccactgtCACATCTCCCacttagctgtctctttttctaagctgagcagtcccagtctttttaatctctcctcatatggaagttgttccacacCACTAATCATTtatgttgtccttctctgtactttttccaattccaatatatctttttctttttaggaCACTCCACATCAGACAGCCTGATTCTCCCTCAGAGGATTGCCTTATATCCAAAGTTTTTTCTGGCTATTGCTCTCTTGTTAAGTAATTTAAAAGGGAAGTGTGTGTTCCTCCAGAGTATTCCTAAAATTCATGTCAAGGCTCTTTGCAAAGGGTTTAAAACTTTTATACAGTGATCTTCCAAAGATGAAAAATACTGTCTTTTCTGGAGAGTTTGTCCTGAGGGGATGGTCCCTAAGTCCAGGCTCATAGCAAAGATACGAGCTCCCTCCAGTTGTCATGGAGACTTGGAATGCCCTGCTGTCTGACTACCCAAGgttctagaaaaaaaaaaccacagggaAGTTAGAATGTTCCCTTTTTTCATCTGGAGGGAATAGAGAATGACCTCCTGCAAAGAGGTTTCC from Gopherus evgoodei ecotype Sinaloan lineage chromosome 2, rGopEvg1_v1.p, whole genome shotgun sequence includes:
- the TMEM70 gene encoding LOW QUALITY PROTEIN: transmembrane protein 70, mitochondrial (The sequence of the model RefSeq protein was modified relative to this genomic sequence to represent the inferred CDS: inserted 3 bases in 3 codons; deleted 1 base in 1 codon); this translates as MPLLAAGGSRVRALAFWLRSARQCAAAALPRPPGIRAPAARSPRWAALNDSPSASSCGVPMLPRARGPGSVGALPRAEGRLEQIIFSPVSPVRCFSTSSFHGQLEDGRLVYTGNLAKTVLGVKFFSYSTSMFSFCMMPYIILKTGIGVESVFLQTAFYGIVGFFTFITPVTLHLLTKGYVVRLYHKAETDTYTXITYNAMLAXKRTVFHQRDVKVPDISKMFTTFYAKTKSMLVNPMLFTYPQDYNHLMGYDKPFXFDLEEQKESSESK